A window of Clostridium taeniosporum genomic DNA:
ACTATCTCTTTTAGCTGATCCGAAGGCATATCTATAATAAAAACAGCATCTAAACATCTTTTCTGACTAATTTCAATATCTTTTTGAAGCTCCTTTGTTGGTAAAAAAATCAAATCATATCCTATTGAATAAAGTTTTTTTTGAATTTCCTTTACTAAACTGTATTGTTGATATGTCTTACTTTTTCTATTTTTTTCACTTAAATTAATAATTACTCCTATTAAATAACTTTTTTGACTTGCTAAAGAACGAGCTGTCATATTGGGAACATAATTTAATTTTCTAGCAGCCTCAAAAACCTTTAATCTTGTCTCATGACTTATTTTTTCTTTTTCCGAATAATTTAAAACATAAGATACTGTAGCTGGTGAAACATTAGCCTCTTTTGCAATATCTTTTAACGTTACTTTTCTACTAGCCATGTAAAACCTCCTTTAATAATTATTGTTATAAAATCTTGTTCTTTTAAGATATTACTTGATTTAACTCTAGTATTAATATTTATATACAACTTTCAATACTTACCCTTATAATACCATAAGAATATCCCTTTATATACTTATCATTCTATTTCATCCTAGAAATAAACCTTATGGCAAAAGTCGTTTTCTGATTACGGAGTATCTTTTTGTTTATTGCTCTCTTACAATATTATAGTTAATTTCATAATGTTGTTTATAGTATATTATGTAAATAAAAGTCTTAATCTTTAGTTATTTTCATCTCTTTATTAATAATATAACAACATTCATCTAACAAGGATGAATTTATTATTTTATATATTCTGTTATCTAATGCAAATTTTAATATATTTTCATAGTTGTTGATAAAAAATCAAACAATGATTGTGTTCTTCCAACTATTCTTGAACGCAAAACCAGAAATTCCATCATTAATAAAATTACATCAAAAACTGCTGAATCAATTACAGAGGCACTCAATAGCATCCGTAACATATACGGTGAGCAGTTTAGTAAAGTTTTCAAAACTATAACAAGTGATAATGGATATGAATTTGCTGATTTATTCGTATTAGAAACAAAAACTATACTCTAATAAACTGTTTAATACATTTTCATACTAAAACTCTAAATTTCTAGTTTTCTTCATTTCTTCTAAAACATATTTTGTGTCTTGTGTATGCAGAATGACCCAATTATCAATAAGCCAGTAATAATCCTTTTCGCCTAATTTATTCACCAATTTTTTTCCTGTTATCCCAAAATCTTCATACCAACTTTGAAATAAATAGCCTATCCATTCCATAGCTTCCATATAATATCTTTCTTCTTTTCCATTATATTTTCTTGTTTCTATTTTATTTTTTTCCTCTATCCAAGAAATATAGTATAAACTGCCCCTTGATAAACAAAGTAAGTCCCCGGCCTCTAATGAATCTTTATAATCTGAAGATAATATCTTTATAATAGCATCTAACCATTCTTTTTCAAACTTAATACTATCCTTAAAAATATCTGCCATTGTTTCACATCTATTTTTATTTAATATATTCCACATAATCATTTCTCCTGTAAATCAATATAATAAACATCTTTATTTGAAGTTCTTCTAGCTTTAAATACCTTATTATTTAATGTACTTAAATTTAACATTTCATTTTCTTTTATATTAAATATCTCTTTTAATGTCAATTCAACTACACCTAAAAATTTAAGATTTTTTAATGCTTTTTTAGACACTAAATTTATTTGCTTATCAATCTTCATACAATTTAATATATTTAATGTTTCATCAACGCTATATACATTATCTAAAAAATTTTGCACCGTTCTATATAACTTATCATCTGCAGTTGGTCCTATAATCACATCATAATCTTGATTTTCAATACTTATATCTATGTTTGATCTATTGTAACAAACAAATATTAACCACTCTAAATCTAAATTGTACTCCTTAACTTTTAAATTCGTTAAATCTAAATCATATTTATTTACATACTGTCCATTTCTAAGAGCACACCATGATTTTGCCATTAACAAACTTTTTGTACAATAAAATCCTGAACCAAAATCTGTTCCTTTTCTACTTCCTTTATTAATAGGTCTTTCTATCTTTTTTTCACTACCATGATATACAATCATTTATTTTCTCCTTTAATATCAAAGTTATAATCAAATTTTATATAAATATTATAACATAAGGTTTATAGATATATTACCTATCATATTTTATAATCTCGAATTGTAATACAAAAGCACCTACCTAAGCAAGTGCCTTAATCTATTAAAAATAACCATTATCTTTATTTAATTAACTTCCATTCACTACTTTTCTTTTGTAACCTTACCATATTAGCATAAATTCCATCATCATCTAATAATTCTTTTGGTGATCCCATTTCTGCTACACGTCCACCACTTAATACTACAATTTTATCAGCTCCTGAGACTGTTCTCATTCTATGAGCTATAACAAGAACAGTTTTATTCTTGATAAGTTCACTAATGGCTTCTTGAATCTTTGTCTCATTTTCTACATCAAGCGATGCTGTTGCTTCATCTAAGAGTACAACTGGAGCATCCTTTAATAATGCTCTTGCAATAGACAATCTTTGTCTTTCTCCTCCAGATAATGTACAACCATTTTCACCAATAATAGTCTTATACCCTTGTGGCATTTTAGATATGAATTCTTCACATCTTGCAGCTTTAGCCACTTTAATAACCTCTTCATCTGTAGCATTTCTTCTACCTATACGAATATTTTCCATAACAGTATTATTAAATAAAACTACATCTTGAAATACTATAGAATAATTTTTAAGCAAATGTTCAGGATCAACCTGTGCAATATCAGTACCACCTAAAAAGATCTTGCCTTTATCAATATCCCAAAATCGTGCTGCTAACTTAGTTGCAGTACTTTTACCTCCACCGCTTGGACCTACTAATGCAGTAATTTCTCCTTGCTTTGCTATAAATGATACATCATTTAACACTTGTTCATTATCATTATAAGAAAATCCAACATTTTCAAAACAAATATCATATCCATTGTATGTGGCATTATCTATTCCTGTTTGAATATTTTGACCTTCAATTTCTTGCATACGCTTTATTTGCAGTAGTGTATTAAATATAGCTGCAAGATTAGTAAGTGATGTAGAAAGTGGCTCAAAGATTCTAGAGGCAGCAATTAAAAACATAAGAAAAGTTAGTAAATCCGTCTCTCCTTTTAATAAGTTCATCCCTCCAACTAATACAACTGTTGCAATGCCAAGTTTTAAAAGCATCTGTGCTGAAATAACAAACATTGCTGTATTAAGTTCCCCCTTAATTTGGATACTCTCAGACTTTTTTAATTTTTTATCTAGTTCTTTTAGATAACTATCACTTTTATTATTAGCCTTAAGTTCACGAATGGTTTCAATACATTCTTGAATATTATCACCATAATCAAGCTTTATTTGTTTTTTTATATTATTTACTTTATCTTGCTTTGATTTGCCAATAATTACAATTATAAATGCTACTGGTATAACCCACAAAAGTGCTATTGATAATTTATAGTCCATAACAAATAAACCAATTGAAGCAATAATGACAGATAATACAGCACCTATTAATTCCGGAATATAATGAGAAAAAGCTGTTTCAAGACCTGCACAATCTCCCATTATAGTTGTTGTTAAATCTGATAAATCTTTTTTACCAAAAAAAGATAATGGTAATTTCCTTAATTGTTCTGCTAAAGATATTCTCTTATTGGCACTTTCTGTATATGAAGCAAAAAACGTTTTATTATATTGAAAATATTCAAATACAAATATAAGAATTAATGCTACTATTGAAAGTGCTATATATTTTGCCAAATTGAATGATGGAGTTCCTCCTTTTAATATAGGTACTATCATTTCTTCTAAAAGGATATATATAATTCCAATTGGAAACATTAAACTTAAGTTTGTTAAAGTGCAAGCAATACTTGCTTTAATTAAATCCTTTGCTCCTTGTTCACTTAATGCAAATTTATACTTCAGATAATTAATCATTTAAAACACCCTCCTTTCTTTTATTTTTAATATAAGAATTTTCTACTCTCCAAGTAATAGAACTTTCATAATTTTTCCACATTGAAGCATAAATTTCACCATTTTTAATTAACTTACTATGAGTACCTGTCTCTACAACTTCTCCATCTTTTAATACCATAATACAATCTGCATTTTGTATAGTTGATAACCTATGTGCAATCATAAGCACAGTTTTACCTTTTGTCAAATTTTCAAAAGCAAGCTGTATTTTATATTCATTTTCTGGATCTGCAAAGGCTGTTGCTTCATCAAGAAGTACAATTGGAGCATCTTTTAAAATCGCTCTTGCTAAAGCAATACGTTGAGCTTCTCCTCCTGATAAATATACTCCTTTAGTTCCAATAATTGTATCTATTCCATTTGGGAATTTTCCAAATATTTCTTCACACTGCGCTGCTTTTGCAGCCTCTAATACTTCTTTTCTTGTAGCATTAGGCTTTGATAATCTAATATTTTCAAAAAGACTTTCCTTAAATAACTTTGTTTCTTGGAACACAAAAGATATCATATTCATTAAATCTCTCGTCTCAATATCTCTTATATCTACACCACCAATTGTTATACTTCCTGTATCTACATCCCAAAATCTTGGAATCAAACTTGCAACCGTTGTTTTACCACCTCCTGATGGTCCAACCAATGCTACTGTTGATCCATCCTTTATCTTAAATGATAAATTCTTAACTGCTGGTTTAGCTGCATCTTTATAAGTAAAAGAAACATTATTAAATTTAATAATTGAATCTTTTGGTTTCTTAGGATTTTTTGTCTCTTCTAATATTTTTTCATTTAATATATACAAAACACGTTTAGTTGCATCTTTAGCTATCATAGTATTTTCTCCCATAAACATTATACGATTTACCATAACAGTAATAATCGGAGTAAATATAATATAAAATATAAAATTTAATAAAAATGTTTTATAATCTACTGCACTTCCAATTAATAAAATACCAGCTGGAATTAAAAATGCAAAAATTCCATTAACAGCTACAGTAAAATTACACACAGGAATTCTAAGTGATATAGTGTAATTTACTGTCCATTTTTTATATCTCATAATTGCATCATGAAAATTCTTAAATGAAAATATACTTTGTCCAAATGTCTTAACCACAGGTATTCCTCTTACATATTCTACAGCCTCATTATTCATATCCTCTAATGCATTTTGATATTCTTTTATAGATGATTTCATATTTTCTCCTATCATTCTACTTAAAAATACAAATGAAATAGCAATAGGAATTAAACTAATTAGTCCTAATCTCCAATCAAATACCAATAAAAGTACTAACATGCCAACTGGAGTTACAATTGCACCTACTAAATCCGGTAATTGATGGGCTAAAAATGTCTCTGTTTGACCTGAACTTTCATCGATTATTCTACGAAGCTTCCCACTTCCATTCTCTGCAAAATATCCAAGTGGTAATTTTACCATATGATGAAGTGCCTTACTTCTCATATTTCTTGCAATTCTAAAAGCTGATAAATGAGTACACATAAGGGCTATAAAATATATTAAAATTGCTCCAACTGAAAAAGCTACTGCCATCCAACCATAATATGCAACATTTGAAGCATTATTAATATTAGGTAATGCCATAAATATCTCATATACCACCTTCCATATATATAAATATGGCACAAGTGCTAATATTGCACTGACTCCTGACAGGATACATCCTAATATTGTTAAATATTTATAATTTCCTGCAAATGAAAGTATACTAATTTTTTCATCACTTTTTTCTTTCATGCTCACCTCTCCTTTTAATAATCTTCTACATTTTAAACAAATACTGATATTCTTTTTCTAATTCTTAATTACCATTAAAACTTACATTTCAAGTTCTATTTTTACTCCAATATCAACATCTTCTTAAAATATAGATTAAAATAAAATATGAATTAACTAGTGATTTCTCTAGCTAATTCATATTTTACTAACTCATCTATTCTTTCTCTACTCCAAAAAAATTAAAATAATCCATTTGAATTAAGGATTATTTCTATACTTAAGTGGGGTACTTCCCATAACTTTTTTAAATGTATAAGCAAACTTACTTGGATTGTCATATCCCACACATAATGCAATTTCCATAATACTTTCATTTGTCTCTTTTATCATTTTTGCTGCTTTATATATTCGAAATTCTCTAATATACTCTGCCACTGTTTTGCCTAAAATATCTTTAAATCCATTTTGCAAAAAGGTTGTACTTACATTATAAATATTTGATAATTCCTTTACTGTTATTTTTTTATTATAATGTTGAAAAATTGAATCTCTAACATCCTTAATCAAATCAACTTGTTCTTTTGTATAATAATAAGATTTTTCTTGATTTTTTACATCTCTACATTTACTTAAAAACAATAATACTTCTAACACTTTTAATTTATAAAAATATAATTTATTAATTGATGGTGTATTATATAAATCTTTAAAAATATTTTCAATTTCTGGTTTTGCTTTTTCAATAAAATACCAATTATTATTAAACAATAATCTTTTCATCTTGCCTAAATCAATGTTTAAATCATTATAATTACATAAAAAAAATTTTTTTGCTATAGAATAATCTATTAGTATTGAACATCCTTCATAATATCCCATTGGAAATCCACCTGATTCATAGTTAGATCCAACAATATTGTATGATAAATCTCCTTCTCTTAAATATTCATATTTACTGCCATCAAAAATACTTTCATACCTTCCTTTATGACAATGATTAATTTCTATCAATTCACTCTTCAAGTTATGAGCTTCTTCACAATGATAACAATGAAAATCATTGAAAATCAAATCTATTCCTGGAAAAACATGATAACATGTCATAACTCCAAATCCATCTTTACATTTAATATTACATATGGTTTTTAAATTTGTTTTTCTGGATATTTCCATATTAGAATTGAAAAAATTATATTTTTCTATAATAGCTTCTATAATTATCACCTACTTCTATATAAATTCTTATTATTACACATGGTAAATCTAAAATATTCTTTATATCCCAAATAATGATTTCAATAAATATAGATAAAAACAAATAATATTATATTGTTTTAATATGCAAAGATCACATTTTAAAATCTTATATATAGTTTTATTTGTAAATTGGATTTGGAGACATAATGAAACCTTATTTTATTGATAATAATTTTCATTATTTATTGATAATTTCAGTATATATCTATTGTAATAATCTGTCAATATAATAGATTTAGATTAATAATCACTACCTGGTCTTCTTAATTATTCTTATTGATTTTTGATATTTTATTTGATTTATTTAACAACCTTCAACTAGCTATAAATCTAAAATTAAACTAAACATTAATCTTAATAAAATTATATAAATATGGATATAATGCTATTACTATAAAATTAATGGTGGTAATAATGAAAAAATTTTAATTAAAGATTCTAATGCATATATTAAAAAAAGTAGCTATTGCACATGAAAAAAAGCTTAAAGCAGAAATTTATATTTCTACTTTAAGCTTAAGATTTGGTGGCTCACCCGGGAATCGAACCCGGGACACCATGATTAAAAGTCATGTGCTCTACCGACTGAGCTAGTGAACCAAAAATGGTGCGTTTTAAGGGATTCGAACCCCTGGCCCACGCCTTAGAAGGGCGTTGCTCTATCCAGCTGAGCTAAAAACGCATATACATAACATGTAAATATTATACATATTATAAAACGATTGTCAAATTTAACTGATTTATAAATGTGCATCACTATCAAATATAAATCCCCTACAACTTGACCGCTTGTTTATTGTAATATACACGCTACAAATTGTCAACATTATTTTTACAATTTCACTGAAAATATTCCAAGATAGTTCAAATTTAGATATTTGTTTTGACTATAGATATAGTAATCTCAAACATATTTATTATGTTTTTATCTGAAAAACATAAATTTCTTCATTTCATAAGCATCTAAAAATTCTACTAGATTTCTTCATTTAATACTTTAATATTATCTATAAAAAAACATGAAAAATGCCCAGAAATCTTTATAGGCATTTTTCATTTCATTAGATCCTATATTTTATCTAACCATTTTCCATAACCCTCTTCTTCCATTTTATTCTTTGGAATAAATTTTAAAGAAGAAGAATTTATACAATATCTAAGTCCTCCAAGCTCTTTTGGTCCATCATTAAACACATGACCAAGATGTGAATTGCTATTTTTACTTCTTACCTCTGTTCTTATAATTCCATGACTATAATCCTCAATTTCTTTTACATAACCATTATTTATTGGTTTTGAAAAAGCTGGCCATCCACACCCTGAATCAAATTTATCTTTAGATGAAAAAAGAGGCTTTCCAGTTACAATATCTACATATATCCCCTCTTCATAATTGTCATTGTACTCATTTCTAAAAGGTGGTTCTGTAGCATTCTCTTGAGTAACAGCATATTGAATATCTGTTAACCTCTGTTTTAAATTTTCTTTTTCTTCTTCATTTTTCTCTAAATGTTTTTTAATATAACACTCTCTACCTGACCCTTTATAATAAAGTTTATATCTTAAAGGATTTTTCTTGTAATAATCTTGATGATACTCCTCTGCTGGATAAAAAAACTCAGCTTTTATCAACTTAGTAGCAATATCTTTATCATAAACTCCACTATTTTCTAGTTGCTTTATATATTCTTCAACAATTCTTTTTTGATTATCATCATGATAAAATACTGCTGTCTTGTAACTATCTCCTCTATCATTAAATTGACCACCTTCATCAGTTGGATCAATACTTCCGAAGAAAGCTTCTACAAGTTCTATATAATCTATTATATCTTCATCATAAGTTATTTCCACTGCTTCATAATGTCCTGTATCCATGTTACATACTTGTTCATACGTTGGATTTATTATGTTTCCACCAGTATATCCTACAACTACTTTCAATATACCATCATATTTATCAAAAGGTTTAACCATACACCAAAAACATCCACCTGCAAAAGTTGCTAGTTTAATTGAACTCATTTTACTCCTCCTAAATAATTGTATTCTACTAATGCTTTAATTATTATGCCTCTTCCTTCATTTCTAATTGAGATGTACACTTTGGACAACGAGTTGCTTTTATATCAATTTCACTGTAGCAAAAAGGACATTCTTTAGTTGTAATTTCTTTTTCTTCTTCAACAATGTCTTTTTTACCTAAATCACTTAATTTATTCATACCTTTAACAAGTAAAAATATTAAAAATGCCATTATTAAAAAATTTATTACTGCAGTTATAAATGAGCCGTATTTAATAACTGCACCGAAAATTTCAAAAGTCAACTCACTAAAATCTTTATTAGCAAACATACCTATTAATGGAGATATTATATCATTTGTTAAAGATTTTACTATACCTTGAAATGCACCACCTATTAATACACCTACTGCTAAATCAATCACACTTCCCTTTAATGCAAATTGTTTAAATTCACTCAAAAATTTCTTCATATGATTTTATTTTTTCCTCCTTAGTTATTTTAATTTCTGTATATTTTCATATTTTATCACATTTAATCATTTTTAATCATAAAAATCTTACAATATTATTCTTTTAATACATGTTCCAAGAAATCATCTTTTCCATTAAAGAAAGACTTCGGATTTAAATTATTTCTTCATTTCCATGCATAAACTATATTATGTATAAACAGCATTTTTTTCTTCAATATATTTAAACTAATAATTACCATTAAAATTCTGTTTTGACAATTACTAATCTATTTTTAATATTAATCTAAAATAGTGTGAAATTCTAAAGCTTATTCATAATTTCTATTATACCCTATATTTTTTTCATATATAAAATAAAAAACATCAACATATTTAGCGCTGATATTTATAAATAAGCTTCCTTTTTCTATCACAAATAAAAAAAGTCTAAAGTAAAAAACTAAATTTCTACTTTAGACTATTTTGGTGGCTCACCCGGGAATCGAACCCGGGACACCATGATTAAAAGTCATGTGCTCTACCGACTGAGCTAGTGAACCAAAAAATGGTGCGTTTTAAGGGATTCGAACCCCTGGCCCACGCCTTAGAAGGGCGTTGCTCTATCCAGCTGAGCTAAAAACGCATAATCACAATACATAAATTCATATATAAGTCATAATGCAAATATCAAATCTTATTATTTTTAAAACATAATAATTATGAAATATAATGTTCTCAAAACTTGGCTGCTTGATTATTATAAGATACATAATTTAAATTGTCAACACTATTTTTTAAATTAACTTAAATAATACTAAAATAGATTAAATTTAGTTATAATTTATCTTAAAAATAGTTTTAATACTTTGTAATTATATTTTAACATATATTAGTGATTTTTTTCTTAACTTTCCACTATAAACCATGAAAT
This region includes:
- a CDS encoding DUF3990 domain-containing protein → MIVYHGSEKKIERPINKGSRKGTDFGSGFYCTKSLLMAKSWCALRNGQYVNKYDLDLTNLKVKEYNLDLEWLIFVCYNRSNIDISIENQDYDVIIGPTADDKLYRTVQNFLDNVYSVDETLNILNCMKIDKQINLVSKKALKNLKFLGVVELTLKEIFNIKENEMLNLSTLNNKVFKARRTSNKDVYYIDLQEK
- a CDS encoding ABC transporter ATP-binding protein; the encoded protein is MINYLKYKFALSEQGAKDLIKASIACTLTNLSLMFPIGIIYILLEEMIVPILKGGTPSFNLAKYIALSIVALILIFVFEYFQYNKTFFASYTESANKRISLAEQLRKLPLSFFGKKDLSDLTTTIMGDCAGLETAFSHYIPELIGAVLSVIIASIGLFVMDYKLSIALLWVIPVAFIIVIIGKSKQDKVNNIKKQIKLDYGDNIQECIETIRELKANNKSDSYLKELDKKLKKSESIQIKGELNTAMFVISAQMLLKLGIATVVLVGGMNLLKGETDLLTFLMFLIAASRIFEPLSTSLTNLAAIFNTLLQIKRMQEIEGQNIQTGIDNATYNGYDICFENVGFSYNDNEQVLNDVSFIAKQGEITALVGPSGGGKSTATKLAARFWDIDKGKIFLGGTDIAQVDPEHLLKNYSIVFQDVVLFNNTVMENIRIGRRNATDEEVIKVAKAARCEEFISKMPQGYKTIIGENGCTLSGGERQRLSIARALLKDAPVVLLDEATASLDVENETKIQEAISELIKNKTVLVIAHRMRTVSGADKIVVLSGGRVAEMGSPKELLDDDGIYANMVRLQKKSSEWKLIK
- a CDS encoding ABC transporter ATP-binding protein, which produces MKEKSDEKISILSFAGNYKYLTILGCILSGVSAILALVPYLYIWKVVYEIFMALPNINNASNVAYYGWMAVAFSVGAILIYFIALMCTHLSAFRIARNMRSKALHHMVKLPLGYFAENGSGKLRRIIDESSGQTETFLAHQLPDLVGAIVTPVGMLVLLLVFDWRLGLISLIPIAISFVFLSRMIGENMKSSIKEYQNALEDMNNEAVEYVRGIPVVKTFGQSIFSFKNFHDAIMRYKKWTVNYTISLRIPVCNFTVAVNGIFAFLIPAGILLIGSAVDYKTFLLNFIFYIIFTPIITVMVNRIMFMGENTMIAKDATKRVLYILNEKILEETKNPKKPKDSIIKFNNVSFTYKDAAKPAVKNLSFKIKDGSTVALVGPSGGGKTTVASLIPRFWDVDTGSITIGGVDIRDIETRDLMNMISFVFQETKLFKESLFENIRLSKPNATRKEVLEAAKAAQCEEIFGKFPNGIDTIIGTKGVYLSGGEAQRIALARAILKDAPIVLLDEATAFADPENEYKIQLAFENLTKGKTVLMIAHRLSTIQNADCIMVLKDGEVVETGTHSKLIKNGEIYASMWKNYESSITWRVENSYIKNKRKEGVLND
- a CDS encoding helix-turn-helix transcriptional regulator; the encoded protein is MEISRKTNLKTICNIKCKDGFGVMTCYHVFPGIDLIFNDFHCYHCEEAHNLKSELIEINHCHKGRYESIFDGSKYEYLREGDLSYNIVGSNYESGGFPMGYYEGCSILIDYSIAKKFFLCNYNDLNIDLGKMKRLLFNNNWYFIEKAKPEIENIFKDLYNTPSINKLYFYKLKVLEVLLFLSKCRDVKNQEKSYYYTKEQVDLIKDVRDSIFQHYNKKITVKELSNIYNVSTTFLQNGFKDILGKTVAEYIREFRIYKAAKMIKETNESIMEIALCVGYDNPSKFAYTFKKVMGSTPLKYRNNP
- the msrB gene encoding peptide-methionine (R)-S-oxide reductase MsrB, with the translated sequence MSSIKLATFAGGCFWCMVKPFDKYDGILKVVVGYTGGNIINPTYEQVCNMDTGHYEAVEITYDEDIIDYIELVEAFFGSIDPTDEGGQFNDRGDSYKTAVFYHDDNQKRIVEEYIKQLENSGVYDKDIATKLIKAEFFYPAEEYHQDYYKKNPLRYKLYYKGSGRECYIKKHLEKNEEEKENLKQRLTDIQYAVTQENATEPPFRNEYNDNYEEGIYVDIVTGKPLFSSKDKFDSGCGWPAFSKPINNGYVKEIEDYSHGIIRTEVRSKNSNSHLGHVFNDGPKELGGLRYCINSSSLKFIPKNKMEEEGYGKWLDKI
- the mscL gene encoding large conductance mechanosensitive channel protein MscL; protein product: MKKFLSEFKQFALKGSVIDLAVGVLIGGAFQGIVKSLTNDIISPLIGMFANKDFSELTFEIFGAVIKYGSFITAVINFLIMAFLIFLLVKGMNKLSDLGKKDIVEEEKEITTKECPFCYSEIDIKATRCPKCTSQLEMKEEA